The Tripterygium wilfordii isolate XIE 37 chromosome 5, ASM1340144v1, whole genome shotgun sequence DNA segment GCTCCGAGAAAAGAATCACGACAAGGAGCTAAAGCATCGGACCCTGAATGGGTGGAGCAGTATGAACCCGGTGTATACATTACATTTACAATGTTACCGAGTGGGCGAAAGGAGCTAAAGCGCGTAAGATTTAGGTAATTCTATATCAACTAAACCACAAGAAGTTGGATTACAGACTTACAGTATAGTTTAAACAATGATCCATTATCTATATGTGAAAAAgtatattttttgatttgagTAACAGTCGATTTGTTCTCGGAACTCTGTTTTTGCAGCCGGAAAAAATTTGTGCAGAGTGCAGCGGAGCGTTGGTGGGAGGAGAATCAAGCTATAGTATACCGGAAGTATGGCATTGAAGGATACAGTAACTCAAACTAAGATCAAATGAAGAGCTAAGTTTTGCTTATCCTTCGACATTTCGACAAGTATTCTGAACATCCATAGATTTTCACATAGAAAATGGTCCTAATTACTGGAATGAAGTGATGATATTAATTTACTGGAACTATTGCATGATTTCATGCCCTTCTTGTTGGCTAATCTTGCAATGGCCCGCGACGAGACGGATAATCTTAGATTTTAGTTAAGGGAagcaatttattttttcttcttttagttttcaaCTATGTTGTAGCTGTTCATATTGAACTTGTTGTCCATGGCTTCTCTGTACATAGTTTTATTAGTAATAAAATTTGGATCTTCTTACTGAATACCAATATTGACAGTATCTAAGTGTGAgtattatgtgtgtgtatggaTATATCTTTGTCCTGCGATTGAAGGTGTAAAGAAAGAATGGTGATTACTTATATATGGTGATTTCGACAGAATATTCAGTGGTTCTGGTACGCCATATGATACGTTAACATGGAATACCAAAACCAATAGCATTGTGACATTTCATAGAAGGTTGGTTGATGTTAAATCATGGGTGGTTGGGGATGATTTGAAATATTAGCTATAAACTAATTACTTTCATCTTCAATCATCCATGATTTGACATCATCAACCATGAAATGTCACAATGTTGTTGGTCCTCGTATACCACATCATCATGTGACATGGTATACCAAGACTACTAATAAATTTCACAATGTTGTTTAGCATTTAGACAGAAAAAAGATACCATAATGAGGTTTTCCTTCGGCAACAATTAGTCAGTCATTAGTTTCTAAAATCGTGATAGTAGCCTACGAAATTATAAACCGAAGCGTAGGTATCAAGacttaagaacaataaaaaacaaataaacaccGAACAATACTGGCATCACAACGCTGTTCTGGATGAAACTGGATATTTTCTTTATCAATTAAATAGTTATTATGattgttttatacttttattggTCAAAGTGCATTGTTCACATGTGCTTTTTGGTTTTGCCTTTATGAGAGACAGAAGCCAAACATTCTTTTTCACAGTCAATGATTACCTGCTGCAGTTTTAAACTACTCCGATCATATCCAAATTGGATTAGATTagagataatcacatacattaTGGATATAGTCAATATATTTTCCAAAATTACTATCAAACCaatatgtttgttttatttgcattGTTTGGAATCCATCTTAACAGGTTTAACTTGCAATAACAAAGACACTGAAAATGGGTTGATAGTGGATCCAGTCTTGTATTAAAGTAGTAGCCCTCGATTTTCTGTAAAAAAGAGGGTCCGTAATTATTTACAAACATCCGCATGCATGTGAGAAGCCATAGATATACATGAAAAGAATAAGATTATGTTATTTAGAGAGGGTTGATGAATATCAATTGGTAAGGAAGACAAGAATAGCAATGAAGAATGAATTagaaagaaacccaaaaaaggggggaaaagaagattgatgaaaaggaaaagaatgtCATAGGAGGAGAGGAGAATAATTCAATTTGGAATCATTTGTGCGAGAGAGATGTCCTAAAAGTGAAAATcatcctctctctatctctctcatcTCATCTGCTCTGCCGCGTGTTAATTGTCTTTTCTTCACATGGCAGAGCCTGGCCCCACATGCTTTTTGGGAATTCCTTGCCTTCCCTAAAGTTTGTGTTTGTGCATGGAATTGCTTCTAACATATCGAATCATGGGTTGCCATTTGGTATTGGAGTTGTGATTCTAAGGACAGACATCAGCGAAGCATGGCATCTATGTGCTAATTGGAGAGAGAATAGAGGGTTTTGTTGTGTATGTATGAGTTGATGGCTAAAAATTCCACATCAATTTGATATGATGCAATACAGCGGTTTATAAATAAAACTCAGTTCATCTCACATTGTAGATGTATTTTTTGGACCTAAGAATTAACGGTGAAGACCTGAGAAGAAAAATCTATGTGAGTCCGTGATACAAAACGTATGATATTTTCAATGTGTTTGAGCTGAGAATTTCAACATAATTTAACTTGATAACGAGAAAATAGAAGAATCATTCGCAttgatttgaaaaagaaaaagaaaacgcACGTATGAAAAGATGAAGTAGGGAAGCAAGTGATAGAGGGGTGGCAGCCTGCATTTGCTTTTGATTtccacttttttctttctttatcttttctctctctttttgtcttCTTATCAAAAACCCCCTCCAACTCTCTTCCTCTCCATCTTCATTGCTCAAGCCaagtactctctctctctctctctctctctctctctcctcctttctctctttttctttcttcaaagcCTAACATGCATGGATGATGATttcatatatatgcatgcatcatcaattcatcatcaCCTACATACACATGCACCAAATAAACTTGTTCCTCAAGTATCTTTTTgttcatatatacatacatacatacatacatatatttagTTTCATATATTCAAAGAGTTATTGCTAATTTCTATTTGGTTTGCATTTGCAGGCCTTTGTTTGTACAGTTTGTTGATTGGTTTTAGAAGGGGCTGGTCTTTCTCCTTGTTTTTCTTTGGACACAAGACCAGTCCTCCTGCAGGTAATCTTCAATTGATATTTTAAGGCGAAGTtgttaagaagaagaagaagaagaagaagatcaatgGCTCCTGTTTCATTGCCTCCTGGTTTCCGGTTCCATCCCACCGACGAGGAACTTGTTTCTTATTACCTCAAAAGAAAGATCAATGGCCATAGGATTGAATTGGAGGTCATTGCTGAAGTTGATCTCTACAAATGTGAGCCTTGGGACTTACCAggtattatattttttattctctgTTAATCTTTCATTTCTAGATATATCGCTACATCATCCTTTTAGGGTTTTCACTGTATGTAGAGTTAGAGAATGAAGCTTGAGTGAAGTAAAGAACAAAGAATATTGAGAAACTAAAGCAACATTTATTAAATGTGTCACTATATTTTCAAGAAATATTAAttatgagatatatatatatgaaattctTTATGTATTTAAGTTCCAAGAATGACAAGATTTTGCAATTAACTTGTTAgggaaatatattttattggaaAAAAACCCTATTCAATGAATAGGGGAGAAGATATATAATATACAGATATAAATGATCAATTGGGATGAATTTACATGAGAATATTGAACTCTTTCCAGAACGAAATCACTTCAAGCAATACTGCTTTTGTCAATGCTTGGTCTAGTTAATATAAGTACAATCTGTGATGCTGCTTTATTGGTCAAACATGTTAAAGCTTTAACATAAATTATGTAATATATCACACATATTGATCAGCCTTGATTTTATGctcctattaaaaaaaaaaaggcatcaaCTACTTACACTAAGAACTATATATAAGCAAGCAATATATCCATAAATGGTCCCTTTATCTTTACGGTTCTTAAAAATTCTAGACGTCATTATTTCAGCTAAAATAAGTAATTTTTAAGTTGTTGGATCTGACCAAATAATTGAGATTAAAgctgatttagggtttaaagatTAGTGTTTATGATTTTTTAGTGAGTTTTAATCTCAGTCATTGGTTAGATCTAACTACTTAACAACAAAGTGGAAGAGACCAAATAAAAAAGTTCAGgggaaaaaatgaaattaatgcATCATCTACAAGAGATACTCAAATGCTTTAATGTACCTTTCTTCAATTAATCACTCAGGGAAGTCATTGTTACCAAGCAAAGATCTGGAATGGTATTTCTTCAGTCCAAGAGATCGAAAATACCCGAATGGATCAAGAACTAATAGAGCAACACAAGCTGGTTATTGGAAGGCCACAGGAAAGGATAGAAAAGTGAACTCCCAAATGTGCGCAATTGGGACGAAGAAAACCCTAGTTTACTACAGCGGAAGAGCTCCTCATGGTAATCGTATGGATTGGGTTATGCATGAATATCGCCTCAACGAGCGAGAATGCGAGACTCCCTCTGGTTTGCAGGTATGTATCAACTAAAACACCTACTCAATTAATTTCATGCGATCTGTGGatgcgtttttttttttgcatccaATGTATTGTCCACCCCGGGGTATCTCTACAGGCATTCTTATATACCCTCTTCTCATGATTTTATTTACATTGCATAGGATGCGTCCGCGCTCTGTCTTGTGTTCAAGAAGCCTTCAATTCCCCTAAAGATGAATGTGGAGAGTAATAGCTATGGTGGTGGTGTAACTAGGAATAATCAAATGGGTAGTGACCAATGTTCATCTAGTGTTGAATTATATTCAGAAGGTAGATGTCATGAAGAACTTGATCATCAGAGCAGCTCGGGTTATCATCGTCGACAAATCCCAATAATGGATACATGTAATGCTCTCAGTAATGTCAATGACACAAGAGATCATGGAACATGGACACAATACTTATAAGATGATATTGGATTCAGCTATCCAACTCCTCCATTTTCAAGTCATTATGGAGGAAATCATATCGCATACCCTCCTTCCAAGGTAAAAAATTTTCATTCCGTGGCTGTGCTAGATAATTTTTCACCTTTTGATTCAGTCCGCTTTGGGTTTTCACCGGCATGACTTTAAAACGTGTCATGCTAGTTAGGGATGAGGATGGGTCTGgccatataaagcacttcatGAGGGCCTTTCTAGGCGATGTGGGACAGAGAAATGACCACATTATTCTCCCCTCCTCAAAGACACACGTCCTCGTGTGACGCCCCACATGCATCACACTTAGGTCTTGCTCTTATACCAAATTGATGCATGTCCAACCCATTAGCACAATATTGTTTATTTTGTGTTTCCACGCGCAAGATTTTAAAACGCATCATGCTAGTTAATGATAGACATGCCCATATAAAACACTGTGTGAGGACCTATCTAACCGATGTAGGACGGAGGAATGATGACAtcacttttccttttcttttttgggcaTGTATTCATAAATTGATGTTGATAAATAATTGTAGGTTGATATAGCATTGGAATGTGCAAGGCTTCAACAAAGGTTCACACTACCACCATTAGCGGTTGAAAACTTCTCTCAAGCTGCAGGTGGATTCACTGACCTAAAGATGCAGCAATGGAGTACTGCCATGGGAAATCAAACCTCGAATCTTGAGCCTGACATTTTGCGGGAGATTCTTTTGGTTACTCAGGCATCTCAAGAACTTATAAACCAGTCTAATGATCACAATCTTCATCAAGTTACATGGGGTGGAAATTACACTACTAATCAGCATGACTTCAGTTTCATGGCTGCCATGGATGATATAAACTCTATGAGCCATAACGACAAGCCATGGAACGGTCCAAGCGCGACGAGGTCATTAGAGATTATGGGAGATATTGATGAAGATTTCAAGCCAGAGAGAAATGTAGAGAACTTGAGATGGGTAGGAATGTCAAATGAAGAGTTGGAGAAGGTACGTAATTACTTAATAGATGCACAAAAATAATCTTCACTTTATTTGGTAAACAACAACCGTGCACGAGACTTTTGCAATGAAAAAGGTTGGGAACGTATAAAATGTGTACGCAGACGTTACCAAtttgtttaaatattttattttattggacAGAACTTTGGGGATGATCGCCACAAGATTGTTCCTATAGAAGATCTATCAATCTTGCAGAGAAATGATGATCTTGAAGAAGTTCAAGGTacccaaaaataattcaaatttcCATGAGTATGAATCATACATTTCTTGTTGTATTATTGCTATTTCTTCATCATTAACTTTTTGTGAAAATTAACTATACAATTGCAGTGGAGAATGAGAATAATCACAGGAACATCGGATTCAAGGATACCGCTGATTACTCGATAGGATTCACGGATGATACCCCAAATTTCACAGACAACGTGGAAGATGATTTACTCTACCACTGATGAGTTAAAAGGGGGTGTTACTCTATCACTGAGTTAAAAGGGGGTGTTACTCATTAAACTATCAATTAGTCATGTAATCCAAGTCATGTAATCCACTCTAATTATATACTTGTATTTTCATATTATTGGTAATCTCGCTTAAAATATGAATATACCATGGCTAAAATATGAATATACCATGGCTTTACTCTACCACTGATGAGTTAAAAGGGGGTGTTACTCTATCACTGAGTTAAAATGGCGTACTTCATTTTATTCTTTAAAAAACCACCGTTGGATTACATGACTAATTGATAGTTTAATGAGTAGAGAACATGATGAGACTAGATGCAGGGTGATAGCATAGTGATGAATCTCCTAGAGATTCTCAAAAATGCGTCGAAAATCTCTCTAGGGACAGACCATATGGATTGTAGAGGTTTCGATTCCCATTGAGAGTAATACCTTTGTGGCCATGCGTTAAACTTTGTCCGAATTTACCATGTCGTCAAGTGAAGCTTAAATTTCATCCACTCACCTTTTGTCTAACTTCTCTAGTCTTCAAATGACTCAGTCAGCTCCATATAACAATGAACTAAAATGCGATCATGCAATCCCCTCTTAAGAATATGTAatgtaatgcattttgtttGAAGCAGAAGATATGGATGATGGAAGAAACCATATACCAAGTAGGTTCACTCAAAAAGAAAGATACAGAAATTATCCGAGAGATATAGCGGGAAGGTGGTAACATAGCTGAGAACAGCCCTAATTTACATGTCCTGATGGATGTTTGTTCCAAGACAAATATGACGTATCCCCACGAGGCCTGCAACCAGAACACAAAACACCATTTCAAACTTGACGTATAAGAAATACAAACAGTTCTTCATAGCCCAAGAAGTCGGTTACAATAATCTACACAAGAAAAAAGATCGaaaaaattgcatggaacgtatGTTTAAGCCAACTATCTCTGCCCAAAGTCGGATATATGTTGACATTAATGCTTCACAGAAAGCACTTATTAAACAGTTTCAGTTTGGAACTGCAAAATTTGCATGCTAAGCCTAGCAGAATATGGGCTTCAACACGTTTATGATTGCCAAATTGATCAagggcattaaaaaaaaaacatgcaacGGCCCTCCCCTCTGCACTAGTAACACTTGTCCGCTCTGTGCGAGCGAGCCTATATTGGTCTGCAAGGCTTTGTTTTCGAAGACCCAATACCAGTCCATACTAGTTTGAACCTAAGAAAAGCGCTTGTTATTAGTTTGGAAGTTTGATCTATATTATGTACTTCGCATCTTTTCCTGGGTGATGCGGGGCAAGTGACTTAGCTCCATTGGCACTCGGTAGCTCGTTTAGTACCAACAAGCTTCACAATACATAGGTTTGTAATCCCGTCCATTCAAGACGGGTGCTACATAACTCCCAAGACTTTGGAATTAAATTATCCAACACCTAGTAAATGAGAAACCTATCTTCCATGGAACTCTTTAGAAGGGTGTACTTTTATGATTTTGCATACAAGAGACAACTTAAGTACATGCAAAAGGTAGATTATTGGAACGAGTGATAAAATATGCATCAAGAATTTGATCATTTTTTGACAGGGATGTGAAAACAATGCATTCTGGCAAGttcaattattaaattattatgtACTAGCCATTGAAACAAATGGATGATTTAAGATCTTGAACGTTTAACTCACCTTGGCTTGAAAACGTACACAAGGATAAAGCTTATTGCCAAGAACAAGCTCAGTCCACCAATGGTAAGATATGCTACGCCCAGGAAATCGTTTTTTCCTTCTATCCAACTTGTAGTGGAAAGAACCagcttcttttttcctccaaagCTGTAAGTGTTACAGTTGTTCTCTATTATAATAGAGATTTCATCGTTAGCTCGAAGGTCCTCTTCTATCCTCCCATAAAGTTTTCTAAAAGTTGACAATGCCGCTGTACGCATCCAAACAATAAGATCCTCTTGTTCACTCAACTATTCATAGCAAAAccattgaaaattatttttccaTCATAAAATGGGGGAAagaggaaaaggaaagaaaacactAACAAAAATCATATACGTGATGGGGAAAACTGCTAGTACCTTAAACGGATGAAAGAAAGAGCATAAAGGTGCTTACAGGTATGCTCGAGTTGAGCTTTGCACCTCCAATCAAACCTCTGCTCTTAAAATTTTTAGGATAGACATCTGACCcaaattttctctctttgtcaCTTGTCTATGCTATGTTCTTTTTGTTGATTTCTAGCGCCTTGTTTTTTACTGACAACCTGTAAGTGTCATTGAACAAACTCCATGCAATAAGGCCACAAGGTACAATAGGTCAATCTGGTGTGCCAGGTTCAGGCTCACACTCCTTTGATCCATATTCTGCATTCTCAGACTGCAGCTGCTGGTCATCACGACTTTTGACATATCTGGAGGCAATTTTCCTTGTGTCAAACATAGGAAATTATGAAAACATTCAGACACATGATAACACGATTACTTGTGTAGGTAACTGAGAACTTGTGTTAGATAGGAAGAATCACATCCAAAATTTCCAGTCACATGGAAAGGGAGAGCATAGATATGCAGGAGATGGTTCATGCACTTTTTAAGAACAGAATACAAGTATAAGAATCAGTAGACTCACATCTCTAAAGTTAACGGGGAAACAGAAATAAATGTGTTAGTCTAGGCTGATAATGGCTCTGTTTGTGTCCATGTCTGAGGTGCCCCAAACAAGCTTCTACTAGATGAAGACATGAACATGGCCCATAAAAAGAGCAAGGAGAACTGGAAATTTAGCAAGCATTACTAATCTACACTATGTAATGAAAATCCATCACGTCAGATTAGAACTCAATCTTTCCCTTATATTCCCACTTTTCACTCCCCTACTTTCGAACGTTTTTTAATCTAAAGGAGAAACAATTTATTCATGCATCATTCTAGGGTAAGCTACCCCTACATAATCAGCCCTCATGAAGGGAATACAGGAAGCAGGAGGAGACATATAGTAATGAGTACCCCCAGCTAAACTGAGAAGCTAAATTATCAACACATTGATTAGCCTCACGATAGGCATGTCTGACTTCAACCCGCCAATCAGTTTTGTGTAAAAGCTCTCAGATGCGACCCACTAAATGGAATAAAGCATTCACAGAAACAGAATGACTAATGAGAATATCTGAAACCAGTTTAGAATCCACATCAACAATAACCCTCTTGTAGCCCAACTCCCAAGCCGACTCCAAACCAATCAACACACCCCATAACTCAGCATAAGGCACAGAACACAGCCCCATATTCATATCGAAAGCAGCTAACCAGATTCCGGCACTATCACAAATAATACCTCCAATGGTAGTGCAATTTAGAATAGCCCGAAAAGCACCATCATTATTAACTTTCACTCAACCGTCTGGGGGAATCCACCAAACCAACTTGTCAACCTTCAGCTTCTTCGTACCAGCC contains these protein-coding regions:
- the LOC119998650 gene encoding NAC domain-containing protein 96-like yields the protein MAPVSLPPGFRFHPTDEELVSYYLKRKINGHRIELEVIAEVDLYKCEPWDLPGKSLLPSKDLEWYFFSPRDRKYPNGSRTNRATQAGYWKATGKDRKVNSQMCAIGTKKTLVYYSGRAPHGNRMDWVMHEYRLNERECETPSGLQDASALCLVFKKPSIPLKMNVESNSYGGGVTRNNQMGSDQCSSSVELYSEGRCHEELDHQSSSGYHRRQIPIMDTCNALSNVNDTRDHGTWTQYLVDIALECARLQQRFTLPPLAVENFSQAAGGFTDLKMQQWSTAMGNQTSNLEPDILREILLVTQASQELINQSNDHNLHQVTWGGNYTTNQHDFSFMAAMDDINSMSHNDKPWNGPSATRSLEIMGDIDEDFKPERNVENLRWVGMSNEELEKNFGDDRHKIVPIEDLSILQRNDDLEEVQVENENNHRNIGFKDTADYSIGFTDDTPNFTDNVEDDLLYH